From a region of the Odontesthes bonariensis isolate fOdoBon6 chromosome 2, fOdoBon6.hap1, whole genome shotgun sequence genome:
- the LOC142397629 gene encoding 5-hydroxytryptamine receptor 7-like, whose translation MVVAGASNATLGGNNMRTSFMTEDKVGGGDHGGSTNIMMSGAFAPRLLKIAQGAAEAAAAAAAAAATSPSTSSQPQVMETNGTRCGEQILSYGRVEKVLIGGILTLLTLSTICGNLLVVISVCFVKKLRQPSNYLIVSLAMADLSVALAVMPFVSITDLIGGQWIFGQFFCNVFIAMDVMCCTASIMSLCVISIDRYLGITKPLTYPVRQNGCCMAKMIVSVWLLSASITLPPLFGWAQNVNDGRVCLISQDFGYTVYSTAVAFYIPMSVMLIMYYRIYRAAKLSAAKHTITGFPRERDPRVGVPHGGARELDAQLPSESGETGSVEGTEAKREAEEEEGSLDCVAAALKIQREVEEECSSRVSRFLKSGEHHQRRHRKNQSIFKREQKAAATLGIVVGAFTFCWLPFFLVSTARPFVCGVECSCVPLWLERTLLWLGYANSLINPFIYAFFNRDLRTTYSNLLRCRYRNINRKLSAAGMHEALKLVEKPDADV comes from the exons ATGGTTGTTGCGGGAGCGAGTAACGCAACTCTCGGCGGTAACAACATGAGGACTTCGTTTATGACAGAGGATAAAGTCGGTGGCGGAGATCATGGGGGCTCCACCAACATAATGATGTCTGGCGCATTTGCGCCCAGGCTGCTGAAGATTGCGCAGGGCGCCgcagaggctgctgctgctgcagcagcggcagcagcgaCTTCTCCGTCCACCTCCAGTCAGCCGCAGGTGATGGAGACGAACGGGACGCGCTGTGGCGAGCAGATCCTCAGCTACGGCCGCGTGGAGAAGGTGCTGATCGGCGGCATCCTCACTCTGCTCACGCTGTCCACCATCTGCGGgaacctgctggtggtcatCTCGGTGTGCTTTGTGAAGAAGCTGCGCCAGCCGTCCAACTACCTGATCGTTTCTCTTGCCATGGCGGACTTATCTGTAGCTCTGGCCGTGATGCCGTTCGTGAGCATCACGGACCTGATAGGTGGTCAGTGGATCTTCGGACAGTTCTTCTGTAACGTTTTCATCGCCATGGATGTGATGTGCTGCACGGCGTCCATCATGAGTCTGTGCGTAATCAGCATCGACAG atatttgGGCATCACTAAACCTCTGACATACCCTGTTCGCCAGAACGGCTGCTGCATGGCCAAGATGATCGTGTCTGTGTGGCTCCTCTCTGCCTCCATCACGCTCCCGCCTCTGTTCGGCTGGGCGCAAAACGTCAACGACGGCAGAGTCTGCCTCATCAGCCAGGACTTTGGCTACACCGTCTACTCCACGGCTGTGGCGTTCTACATTCCCATGTCAGTGATGCTGATCATGTACTACAGGATCTACAGAGCAGCCAAGCTCAGCGCCGCCAAGCACACCATCACCGGCTTCCCCAGGGAGAGGGATCCCCGTGTCGGGGTGCCTCATGGCGGGGCGAGAGAGCTCGACGCTCAGCTGCCGTCAGAATCAGGAGAAACGGGAAGTGTCGAAGGGACGGAGGCCAAGCGGGAGGccgaggaggaagaggggagCTTGGACTGTGTGGCGGCGGCGCTGAAAATCCAGcgagaggtggaggaggagtgcAGCAGCCGCGTCTCCCGCTTTCTCAAGAGCGGCGAGCACCACCAGCGGCGACACCGGAAAAACCAGTCCATCTTCAAACGGGAGCAGAAGGCCGCGGCCACGCTGGGCATCGTGGTCGGGGCCTTCACCTTCTGCTGGCTGCCATTCTTCTTGGTGTCCACCGCCCGACCGTTCGTCTGCGGGGTGGAGTGCAGCTGCGTGCCGCTCTGGCTCGAAAGGACTCTGCTGTGGCTGGGCTATGCCAACTCCCTCATCAATCCCTTCATTTACGCGTTTTTCAACCGCGACCTGAGGACGACCTACAGCAACCTCCTGAGGTGCCGCTACCGGAACATTAACCGGAAGCTGTCGGCAGCTGGCATGCACGAGGCTCTGAAACTGGTGGAGAAGCCAGACGCTGATGTGTGA